The candidate division KSB1 bacterium nucleotide sequence TTCGGCATTGGCAACATCGTGCAATCCAACTCGGTGGCCGAGGCAGTGCGCACCTCCTTCCCCGTGGTGCCGACTTGGGCAGTGGGGGCGGTCATGGCCGTGGCCACGGCATTGGTGCTCCTTAGGGGCATCAAGAGCATCGGCAGGGTGGCGAGCCTCCTGGTGCCGGTCGTGATCGTCTTCTACATGCTGGGCGCTACCGCGGTGGTGATCCTCAACTACCGAGGCGTCCCCAGTGTCTTCTCCTTAGTCGTGAAAGGGGCGTTCACCGGGACGGCAATGTTCGGCGGCTTCCTTGGGGCCTCGGTGCGCGAGGCCATCCGCTGGGGGGTAGCGCGTGGCGTCTTCTCCAATGAATCCGGCCTGGGCAGTGCCCCCATCGCTGCTGCTGCTGCGCAGACCAGGAATCCGGTCACCCAGGCGCTGGTCTCGATGACGCAGACGTTCATCGACACCATCGTCGTCTGCTCGTTCACCGGCTTTGTCATCATCTCCACTGGCCTGTGGTCCAGCGGCAAGACCGGCGCAGAACTGACCACGCTCGCCTTCAACCATGGCCTGCCCGGAAACAGCGGCGGCATGATTGTGGCAATCGGGCTCATTCTTTTCGCCTACTCCACCATCATCGGCTGGAGCTACTATGGCGAAAAGTCGCTGGAGTACCTATTGGGGCCCGCCTCGGTCAGGCCCTATCGCGCGCTCTTCTGCGTGATGGTCTTCGTGGGGAGCGTCATCAGCAAGTTGGAGCTCGTGTGGTCATTCGCCGACGTCATGAATGGTCTCATGGCCCTGCCCAACCTGGTGGGACTGCTAGGCCTGTCCGGGGTTGTGGTGGCAGAGACGAAAAAGTACTACTGGAGTGAGCGGGCAGGGCTACGCTAAGCACTTTGGCCCATGTGAGGTAACTATGAACGCGAAGCGTGAGAAGATCGAGCTGGAGATCCCATCCAAGGCGGTGCACATTAGCCAC carries:
- a CDS encoding sodium:alanine symporter family protein, giving the protein MLVLLVGTGIFLTIRLRGLQFHGLLHSLYLALVKRKEENATEGDISHFQALMTALAATVGTGNIAGVATAIASGGPGALFWMWITGLFGMATKYAEAVLAIKYREVDEFGTMSGGPMYYLSKGLGAKWLGVIFAVFASVSAFGIGNIVQSNSVAEAVRTSFPVVPTWAVGAVMAVATALVLLRGIKSIGRVASLLVPVVIVFYMLGATAVVILNYRGVPSVFSLVVKGAFTGTAMFGGFLGASVREAIRWGVARGVFSNESGLGSAPIAAAAAQTRNPVTQALVSMTQTFIDTIVVCSFTGFVIISTGLWSSGKTGAELTTLAFNHGLPGNSGGMIVAIGLILFAYSTIIGWSYYGEKSLEYLLGPASVRPYRALFCVMVFVGSVISKLELVWSFADVMNGLMALPNLVGLLGLSGVVVAETKKYYWSERAGLR